From one Mya arenaria isolate MELC-2E11 chromosome 4, ASM2691426v1 genomic stretch:
- the LOC128229726 gene encoding carbonic anhydrase 2-like, with product MMWFHLSLLLVACLHYKYVVCHTVSDANSPSHDHGHFSYDLDPQNTYGVLNWGKAFTGQCAGSHQSPVDIQTDSVRYQPKLACPVFVSTAQNVRGHFKNNGHAPEFIPLREDDLVVSNVPYRLGDYRLQGFHIHYGGDIGGENAGVRTSHGGSEHAVNGVRFDGELHVVLINRKYQDIRDAETRTDGLVVLVFFIKTAPSTTDPRAAEFSQFLETNIPVIANHDVNVSVAINLGMFLDRQCDFYTYAGSLTTPLCHESVRWVIFEEPLTVTETAWQTLAGLQGHGAHGNCRGIQPLNDRLIKANFQPQRTTTTQAPVRERVRSTRRWMMNRRDTTVTTGSPFFTDPGLTMGPWTNTDPAMDYHENTRALNDGYQTQTRRRNGGQGSRRGRRHWARNQAADIEHSELPPRYQQYEMLLDMLR from the exons ATGATGTGGTTTCACTTGTCGCTGCTGCTGGTCGCTTGTCTCCACTATAAGTATGTGGTCTGCCACACCGTCTCGGACGCAAACTCACCAAGCCACGACCATGGCCACTTTAGTTACGATCTGGATCCGCAAAACACTTATG GTGTATTAAACTGGGGGAAGGCGTTTACTGGTCAGTGTGCGGGATCCCACCAGTCCCCCGTAGACATACAGACGGACAGTGTCCGTTACCAGCCAAAACTTGCCTGCCCGGTATTCGTATCTACAGCCCAGAACGTTCGGGGTCACTTCAAAAACAACG GCCACGCCCCCGAGTTCATCCCGTTGCGGGAAGATGACCTTGTGGTGTCCAACGTCCCCTACCGGCTTGGCGACTACAGGCTCCAGGGTTTCCACATCCACTACGGCGGAGATATCGGT GGCGAGAACGCGGGTGTCAGGACAAGCCATGGAGGGTCGGAACATGCCGTGAACGGAGTCAGATTTGACGGAGAG CTGCACGTGGTGCTGATCAACCGGAAATATCAAGATATCAGGGACGCAGAAACGCGAACGGACGGATTGGTTGTTCTCGTGTTTTTCATAAAG ACTGCGCCCTCAACCACGGATCCACGCGCTGCAGAGTTTTCCCAGTTCCTAGAGACAAACATTCCCGTAATAGCTAATCATG ATGTCAATGTCTCTGTCGCGATCAACTTGGGTATGTTCCTGGACAGGCAGTGCGACTTCTACACATATGCCGGAAGTCTAACTACGCCCTTGTGTCATGAGTCTGTCCGCTGGGTCATATTCGAGGAACCACTCACCGTCACTGAGACCGCG TGGCAGACGCTTGCGGGTCTTCAAGGCCACGGCGCGCACGGCAACTGTCGGGGCATTCAACCTCTCAATGACCGGTTGATAAAAGCGAACTTTCAACCTCAGCGGACCACGACCACCCAGGCTCCTGTCCGTGAACGGGTACGCAGTACGCGTAGGTGGATGATGAATCGACGTGATACCACGGTTACAACGGGCAGTCCTTTTTTTACCGATCCCGGCTTGACTATGGGTCCCTGGACTAATACAGACCCTGCCATGGACTATCACGAAAACACTCGTGCCTTAAATGATGGTTACCAGACACAGACTAGGAGAAGGAACGGCGGCCAAGGTTCCAGGCGGGGACGGCGGCACTGGGCAAGAAACCAGGCTGCAGATATTGAGCATTCAGAACTCCCACCACGATACCAACAATATGAAATGCTACTTGACATGCTTAGATAG